A single region of the Arthrobacter sp. zg-Y820 genome encodes:
- a CDS encoding 6-phosphofructokinase has translation MKIGILTSGGDCPGLNAVIRGAVLKGIKIHGQEFVGFLDGWRGVVDGDIIDLPRASVRGISKQGGTILGTSRTNPFDGPNGGPEKIKATMDRLGIDAIIAIGGEGTLAAAQRLTDAGLNIVGVPKTVDNDLDATDYTFGFDTAVQIATEAIDRLRTTGESHHRCMVAEVMGRHVGWIALHSGMAAGAHAILIPENPQSLDQIAEWVTQARDRGRAPLVVVAEGFVTTDMESPHSERGLDAFGRPRLGGIGELLAPEIEARTGIETRATVLGHIQRGGVPTAYDRVLATRLGMAAIDSVIDKLWGTMVALNGTDIVHVGFEKALDNLKTVPKHRYDEASILFG, from the coding sequence ATGAAGATCGGCATCCTAACCAGTGGGGGCGACTGCCCCGGACTCAACGCAGTCATCCGCGGAGCCGTCCTGAAGGGGATCAAGATCCATGGTCAGGAGTTCGTTGGGTTCCTGGACGGCTGGCGCGGCGTGGTCGACGGCGACATCATCGATCTGCCCCGCGCCAGTGTCCGCGGCATTTCCAAGCAGGGCGGAACCATTCTGGGAACCTCCCGGACCAATCCCTTCGATGGCCCCAACGGCGGTCCGGAGAAGATCAAGGCGACAATGGACCGGTTGGGAATCGACGCGATCATCGCGATCGGCGGCGAAGGCACCCTCGCAGCGGCGCAGCGGCTCACCGATGCCGGCCTGAACATTGTCGGCGTGCCCAAGACTGTGGACAACGATCTGGATGCCACCGATTACACCTTCGGTTTTGATACCGCCGTGCAGATCGCCACCGAGGCGATCGACCGGCTGCGGACCACCGGTGAATCCCACCACCGCTGCATGGTGGCCGAGGTCATGGGCCGCCACGTGGGCTGGATAGCACTGCACTCGGGGATGGCAGCCGGCGCCCACGCCATCCTGATCCCGGAGAACCCGCAGAGCCTGGACCAGATCGCCGAATGGGTCACTCAGGCCCGTGACCGCGGCCGTGCACCGCTCGTTGTCGTCGCCGAAGGATTCGTGACCACCGACATGGAATCCCCGCACTCCGAACGCGGCCTGGATGCCTTCGGCCGGCCGCGGCTGGGCGGCATCGGCGAACTGCTTGCCCCGGAAATCGAAGCCCGAACCGGGATCGAGACCCGCGCCACGGTGCTGGGACACATCCAGCGCGGCGGAGTTCCGACGGCGTATGACCGCGTGCTGGCCACCCGACTGGGCATGGCCGCCATCGACTCCGTCATCGACAAGCTCTGGGGCACCATGGTGGCCCTGAACGGCACCGACATCGTCCACGTGGGCTTTGAGAAGGCGCTGGACAACCTGAAAACGGTCCCCAAACACCGCTACGACGAAGCCTCCATCCTCTTCGGCTGA
- a CDS encoding PspC domain-containing protein: protein MNRFFSILHSSPVRRTNGWAGGVCAGVAQHFGWDVAVVRIAVLLSFLLPFVGVWTYLAAWLLLPKTDGSIALERLINRR from the coding sequence ATGAACCGATTCTTTAGCATTCTGCATTCCTCCCCCGTCCGCAGGACCAACGGCTGGGCAGGCGGCGTTTGCGCCGGCGTCGCCCAGCACTTCGGCTGGGATGTCGCCGTGGTCCGGATAGCCGTCCTGCTCAGCTTCCTCCTGCCGTTTGTGGGTGTCTGGACCTACCTCGCCGCCTGGCTGCTGCTGCCGAAGACCGACGGCAGCATTGCCCTGGAACGCCTGATCAACAGGCGCTAG
- a CDS encoding FABP family protein: MPMEIPTDLTPELVPLSWLLGTWEGSGRLGEGEADSEYFSQRVTFSQNGLPYLKYEAESWLTDEEGTVLRPLAVETGFWALDRPLNDADGGPGLTPADIVPALRSADEVEKLRNDTGGFDITATIVHPGGIAELYYGQIKGPQISLTTDMVMRGVNSKEYTAATRIFGLVNGDLYWRWDVAEGGNALTAHASAILKKNS; this comes from the coding sequence ATGCCCATGGAGATTCCCACCGATCTGACCCCTGAGCTCGTGCCGTTGTCCTGGCTGCTTGGCACCTGGGAAGGCTCCGGCCGGCTCGGGGAGGGCGAGGCAGACTCCGAGTACTTCTCGCAGCGTGTCACCTTCAGTCAGAACGGCCTGCCGTACCTGAAGTATGAGGCCGAAAGCTGGCTCACCGACGAGGAAGGCACCGTTCTGCGGCCACTCGCGGTCGAGACCGGCTTCTGGGCGCTGGACCGCCCGCTGAACGACGCCGACGGCGGCCCCGGGCTCACCCCCGCGGACATCGTCCCGGCCCTGCGCAGCGCCGACGAGGTTGAAAAACTCCGCAACGACACCGGCGGCTTCGACATCACGGCCACCATCGTCCATCCCGGCGGCATCGCTGAGCTGTACTACGGCCAAATCAAGGGCCCGCAGATCTCTCTGACCACCGACATGGTGATGCGCGGCGTGAATTCCAAGGAATACACAGCCGCCACGCGCATCTTCGGGCTGGTCAACGGGGACCTGTACTGGCGCTGGGACGTGGCCGAAGGCGGCAACGCCCTGACGGCCCATGCGTCCGCCATCCTCAAGAAAAACTCCTGA
- a CDS encoding ATP-binding protein, translating to MEVVTVGDAPLDAATEALTQAARAALVNAAQHAGGPVSVYVECTADRAEVFIRDRGTGFDPDAVPPDRLGVRESIVGRMRRNGGTALIRSGPEGTEVRLALPLSRPGAEAGTNTNQASEHP from the coding sequence GTGGAGGTGGTGACGGTGGGGGATGCGCCGCTGGACGCTGCCACTGAAGCTTTGACCCAGGCCGCCCGGGCCGCGCTTGTTAACGCAGCACAGCACGCGGGCGGACCGGTCTCCGTCTATGTGGAGTGCACGGCGGACCGCGCCGAGGTTTTCATCCGCGACCGCGGGACAGGTTTTGATCCGGACGCAGTGCCCCCGGACCGGCTCGGCGTGCGTGAGTCCATTGTGGGACGCATGAGGCGCAACGGGGGCACCGCCCTCATCCGCAGCGGACCGGAGGGGACGGAAGTGCGGCTGGCGCTGCCGCTGTCCCGGCCCGGGGCGGAAGCGGGCACCAACACCAACCAGGCATCGGAGCATCCATGA
- a CDS encoding response regulator transcription factor → MSHILLLTNSPGPSVDVLPALGLLNHKVQVVPAEPTALLETDPSDVVLVDARKDLVGARSLTQLLKATGLDTPLILILTEGGMAAVAANWLADDVILDTAGPAELEARLRLMAARVHSTSEAASTEIRASGVVIDEASYTARVNGTALNLTYKEFELLKYLAQHPGRVFTRDQLLHEVWGYDYYGGTRTVDVHVRRLRAKLGTDHENLIGTVRNVGYRFTRSRLAEDPAPAASQDA, encoded by the coding sequence ATGTCGCACATTCTGCTCCTGACCAACAGTCCGGGCCCCTCAGTGGATGTCCTGCCTGCCCTCGGGCTGTTGAACCACAAGGTCCAGGTTGTTCCCGCCGAGCCCACGGCGCTGCTGGAAACCGATCCCAGCGACGTGGTCCTGGTTGACGCCCGCAAGGACCTGGTCGGTGCCCGGTCCCTGACCCAGCTGCTGAAGGCCACCGGCCTCGACACTCCCCTGATCCTTATTCTGACCGAGGGCGGAATGGCCGCCGTGGCGGCGAACTGGCTCGCCGACGACGTCATCCTCGACACGGCCGGGCCCGCCGAGCTGGAAGCCCGGCTCCGGCTGATGGCGGCCCGGGTCCACTCCACGTCCGAGGCTGCCAGCACCGAAATCCGCGCCTCCGGCGTCGTGATCGACGAGGCCAGCTACACCGCACGGGTGAACGGCACGGCGCTCAACCTGACCTACAAGGAATTCGAGCTCCTGAAGTACCTGGCGCAGCATCCCGGCAGGGTTTTCACCCGTGACCAGCTGCTGCACGAGGTCTGGGGCTACGACTATTACGGCGGCACCCGGACCGTGGACGTCCACGTGCGGCGGCTGCGCGCCAAGCTGGGCACGGACCACGAGAACCTCATCGGCACCGTCCGCAACGTCGGATACCGGTTCACCCGCTCCCGCCTGGCCGAGGACCCGGCACCCGCAGCGAGCCAGGACGCCTGA
- a CDS encoding ankyrin repeat domain-containing protein produces the protein MTPEPRPEIDDDIIELAGLVFDAARAGDTDGIRSFLDAGVPVNLTNGSGDTLVMLASYHGHENLTALLVERGADVNTQNDRGQTPLAGAVFKGYTGIFRILLEGGADPDAGSPSARDTAGFFKRQEMLDLLP, from the coding sequence ATGACCCCGGAACCCCGTCCAGAGATTGACGACGACATCATTGAACTGGCGGGTCTGGTGTTCGACGCTGCGCGGGCCGGCGATACGGACGGGATCCGGAGTTTTCTGGACGCCGGCGTGCCGGTGAATCTCACCAACGGCTCCGGTGACACCCTGGTGATGCTGGCGTCCTACCATGGCCACGAGAACCTGACTGCCCTGCTGGTGGAACGGGGCGCCGATGTGAATACGCAGAATGACCGGGGCCAGACCCCGCTGGCGGGTGCTGTATTCAAGGGCTACACCGGGATCTTCCGCATCCTGCTGGAAGGCGGAGCGGACCCGGACGCCGGCTCACCCAGTGCACGTGATACGGCAGGCTTCTTCAAGCGGCAGGAAATGCTGGATCTGCTGCCATAA
- a CDS encoding glycine cleavage T C-terminal barrel domain-containing protein has product MTYRSPLLSRHGAVEAGGLDAGVAAHYGDPLREQRELARGNAVVDLSHRGVVTVSGPDRLSWLNTLSSQHVSSLQPGMSSELLLLSVQGRIEHDARILDDGDTAWLIVEAAEAPVLSAWLERMKFMLRVEVADASAEWAVAASVAPVPAWEQYLCWTDPWPNIGPGGFAYTGVPEDAHPGRDRPWHEYLIPAAELEQAVEASGRTLAGTMASEALRIAAWRPRLGAETDDKTIPHELDLIRTAVHLAKGCYKGQETVARVHNLGHPPRRLVFLQLDGSQHTLPAPGSEVLLGERKVGTVTSVAQHYEMGAVALAVVKRSADPAAPLMVNDGGEPYAAAQEIIVAPDAGQVVGRAGGFLRPPRA; this is encoded by the coding sequence ATGACTTATCGAAGCCCCCTCCTGTCCCGCCACGGTGCGGTGGAAGCCGGCGGCCTGGATGCCGGCGTCGCCGCACACTACGGCGACCCCCTGCGCGAACAGCGGGAACTGGCCCGCGGCAACGCCGTCGTCGACCTGTCCCACCGCGGAGTGGTCACCGTCAGCGGCCCGGACCGGCTGAGCTGGCTGAACACGCTCTCCTCGCAGCACGTCAGCAGCCTGCAGCCCGGAATGAGCTCGGAACTGTTGCTGCTGAGCGTCCAGGGACGGATCGAGCATGACGCCCGGATCCTCGACGACGGTGACACCGCCTGGCTGATCGTGGAAGCGGCGGAAGCTCCGGTCCTGTCCGCCTGGCTCGAACGGATGAAGTTCATGCTTCGGGTGGAAGTGGCGGATGCCAGCGCCGAGTGGGCCGTGGCAGCCTCGGTGGCACCGGTCCCGGCGTGGGAGCAGTACCTGTGCTGGACTGATCCTTGGCCGAACATCGGGCCCGGAGGCTTTGCCTATACCGGGGTGCCGGAGGATGCCCATCCCGGCCGCGACCGCCCCTGGCACGAGTACCTGATTCCTGCCGCCGAGCTGGAACAGGCCGTGGAGGCCTCCGGCCGCACGCTGGCCGGCACCATGGCTTCCGAGGCCCTGCGGATAGCCGCGTGGCGCCCGCGGCTCGGCGCCGAGACCGACGACAAGACGATTCCGCACGAGCTGGACCTGATCCGGACTGCGGTGCACCTGGCCAAGGGCTGCTACAAGGGCCAGGAGACCGTGGCCCGGGTGCACAACCTTGGCCACCCGCCGCGCCGCCTCGTGTTCCTGCAGCTGGACGGCTCCCAGCACACCCTGCCGGCGCCCGGCAGCGAAGTGCTGCTGGGGGAGCGGAAGGTGGGCACTGTGACCTCAGTGGCCCAGCACTATGAGATGGGCGCGGTGGCGTTGGCCGTGGTGAAGCGGTCAGCGGATCCTGCCGCCCCGCTGATGGTGAACGACGGCGGCGAGCCCTACGCCGCCGCACAGGAGATCATCGTGGCGCCCGACGCCGGGCAGGTCGTCGGCCGGGCCGGCGGCTTCCTTCGCCCGCCACGGGCATAG
- a CDS encoding response regulator transcription factor — protein sequence MTSTTTITGEGINVVVVDDHAIFRSGLKADLDGRLRVVAEADTVESAIAAIRAHRPAVVLLDVHLPGGVGGGGAEVIAGCRDLLGSTRFLALSVSDSAEDVVTVIRAGARGYVTKTISGAEISDAVVRVAGGDAVFSPRLAGFVLDAFGTGTVAAVDDELDRLSARELEVMRLIARGYSYKEVARELFISVKTVETHVSAVLRKLQLSSRHEISRWAADRRLL from the coding sequence ATGACAAGCACCACCACCATCACCGGCGAAGGCATCAATGTTGTAGTCGTTGATGACCACGCCATCTTCCGGTCCGGGCTGAAAGCGGACCTGGACGGCAGACTGCGGGTTGTCGCGGAAGCGGACACCGTGGAGTCGGCGATCGCCGCGATCCGCGCCCACCGCCCCGCCGTCGTCCTCTTGGATGTGCACCTGCCCGGCGGGGTCGGCGGCGGCGGCGCGGAAGTGATCGCCGGCTGCCGGGATCTGCTGGGCAGCACCCGTTTCCTGGCACTCAGTGTTTCGGACTCGGCGGAAGACGTGGTGACGGTCATCCGCGCCGGTGCCCGCGGCTACGTCACCAAAACCATTTCGGGAGCGGAGATCTCCGACGCCGTGGTCCGGGTTGCCGGGGGAGACGCTGTGTTCTCACCGCGGCTGGCGGGATTTGTCCTGGACGCGTTCGGCACCGGCACCGTGGCCGCAGTCGATGACGAGTTGGACCGGCTGTCGGCCCGGGAACTGGAAGTGATGCGGCTGATCGCCCGCGGCTACAGCTACAAGGAAGTGGCCCGGGAACTTTTCATCTCCGTAAAAACGGTTGAAACCCACGTGTCCGCGGTACTGCGCAAGCTCCAGCTATCCAGCAGGCATGAGATCAGCCGGTGGGCCGCCGACCGCCGGCTGCTCTAG
- a CDS encoding GNAT family N-acetyltransferase: protein MNLDPGTIAIIQLAWSRRLGLADDALAETGRGSRIYSVQEQSRRVSFVRLFGREVFCGPEWAADRARGKSTEELSRHTALASLSMEYGGRTVGSERLCFADSFPGPVEPADEVAVAEDQALAVQLERRCPPDDVAAAGLSGKETLFIVVDDSAEEPVPLAGAGYSIRDGILADISTLTAPDARRRGLGRYATSVAVEEAMAEGLIPQYRAPLDNIGAARTAAGAGFVAAGIRSEVQLSA from the coding sequence ATGAACTTGGATCCGGGAACGATTGCGATCATCCAGCTCGCCTGGTCCCGCCGCCTCGGCCTGGCCGATGATGCGCTTGCCGAAACCGGGAGAGGCAGCCGCATTTACAGTGTGCAGGAACAGTCGCGGCGGGTGTCCTTTGTGCGGCTGTTCGGCCGGGAGGTGTTCTGCGGGCCCGAGTGGGCGGCGGACCGCGCCCGCGGCAAGAGCACCGAGGAGCTCAGCCGGCACACCGCGCTCGCCAGCCTCTCGATGGAGTACGGCGGGCGTACCGTCGGCTCGGAGCGCCTTTGTTTCGCCGATTCCTTCCCCGGGCCGGTGGAGCCTGCCGACGAAGTCGCGGTGGCCGAGGACCAGGCGCTCGCGGTGCAGCTGGAGCGCCGGTGCCCGCCCGACGACGTCGCTGCAGCCGGCTTGTCCGGCAAGGAAACGCTGTTCATCGTGGTGGATGACAGCGCTGAGGAACCGGTGCCGCTGGCCGGAGCCGGTTACAGCATCCGGGACGGGATACTCGCGGACATCAGTACGCTCACCGCGCCGGACGCGAGGCGCCGGGGCCTGGGACGCTACGCCACCTCAGTCGCAGTCGAAGAGGCCATGGCGGAAGGCCTGATTCCGCAGTACCGGGCACCGCTGGACAACATTGGCGCTGCCAGGACCGCTGCCGGCGCCGGATTTGTCGCCGCCGGCATCCGTTCCGAGGTCCAGCTCTCCGCCTAG